The following nucleotide sequence is from Aedes aegypti strain LVP_AGWG chromosome 3, AaegL5.0 Primary Assembly, whole genome shotgun sequence.
tatgaaaacaaaactcTCGTTATACAAGACACCGATCCTTCCGGTTttcctatatggccatgaatcatggacattgatggaaatcgaccggagagctttcggggtgtttgaacgtaaagttctgcgaacaatactcggcggtaaactagaaaacggcacgtttcgttcgaactgtgtataaagaggtggatattgtcaagcgcataaaacacgacaggctgcgttgggctggtcacgttgcccgtatgccggaagaacgacaagcaaagataaaaTTCAACAGAGATCCCGGACGAAGCCTCCGATTTCGTGGTAGACCGCGCACACGATGACTTTTTGCacttgaggaggacttaagggcacttgaTGTACAGGGcgactagagttttcaatcccgggaacatttcccgggaaatgagatttcccgggattcccgtttcccgggaaataattttctgcttcccgggattcccgtatttcccgggaagctctacacgaaaacaaattttgttgtataatctaccgaatccatggtagaattaagaactgcaccaacgattttcaaccaactacaaaaatctgtgaaCTTTACTATattctggtaaaaatcactgaccAGTGAAGTAAATGTgaccatgtccatagtagcattctCTACAAAGCTTTGTTTTTCAATCCGAGACACCCACCGtgcaacacagtgtggtcaaaagtatactGCCAGACTTgtcaaatcaagattttttctagTTATTAATACTGCAGCTCTAGTTAAATAAaccgaatatattttcttgtgtagtgatggtGACGTTGGCTGTGTTTtcgtagagttaacagattaatgtagtcggttgaaattcgttggtgcagttcttaatttcaccatggattcagtagtttctacaataaaattcatttcagtgtattttCATGAAGAATTCTAAAGATCAtctatattcaaataaaaaccaTCGTTCAATTTACTCTTCATTTATTGAGCTGATTTTTGTAATCGTAATCTTCTCGTAATAGTTATCGAAAAATgcatatattcaaaaatattttgaaatattggctgttgaaaatggaaaatttgacTTTATCAGCCAACGTACATGCAAGTTTGtgagcttgtaaggcaatttatttgcttaatttaccacagaattcaaactttatgtgtatagcaATACTTATCAgcgaagttcataatactatttcaaaagttatagaaaagtattgtatttcaccatataagagaaacgaagagttttgtatagagactacaagcatgttgaaaaaattgatttaatcaaaattttatcgagcaacttcaatataattatatctgaaatgaaacttgaagtcctattttgcatgcttgctggactagatcacaaaaaaatttgattaattATATCTTTAGTTTCATGGAAACATCAATTGAACCAGTGTTTTTTACAACTGTGTAGCGAAGTGTAGCTAAAATTTGTGACATGCAGGGACAATATGAGAACGGAATTAGATTCAgctaccccaaatctactagagacacataatttaatgtttgagacacgcaaaaatgtcatttttgttacgctgtgtaacagtctcaattttcaacgaaagactagttggtttttgatttaatgttcgaaaagtttgaATTAATGTTGGGCAATATTATTTGAACTAATACGATTTGTCTAGATGACCTGCACATGgatttttgcttaaatttataaagttttttgtttcgaatcctcgcataaaacgaagccaaaagaTTAAGATTTAGGAACATAAACAAATTACTTATAAAAAACAAATAACCGTACACATTTACTGGTCTAAATTATAATATACATATGCATGGATAATTCAAAAACACTCCATCAAATTAGCATGATGTTCACGGTTTTCatgaatttcccgggatcccgggaattcccgggaaatgaaaattttcattcccgtttcccgggaagtcaaatcccgggaaaattgaaaactctaagggcgactggaagcgattggcctaGGACCGATCCCAGTAAAGAAGACTCATCCagtcggcgcagattcatcgcagcgaattgtagcccaagTATCAAGTGAGTATCATTCATCGAAATACATCATTACAGTTTTGGTGTAAAAGTGAACGAACCATAACAGCATTAAAAAATGCACTGGGAAAATTAATCTTTATGGTAGGTAAGCTcaaatatccgccgtagtggaacattttatgtTTAATACGaagaataaaacacaaaaattaAACTGATGACTAGGTGGATCGTGCATCCGAAATGATTAGAAATCTTTATTCCATTATGATATAATGAGGTTTTTTGgtcttagggccgatttcttcaccatggCTTGAGCCGTAAACCACGCTTACCCATATAGTTAAACTTGGTtcaaggcctaagcggtggtgaagaaatcggcccttagttaGGTATAAAATCTTGGTGTGAACGCAAAGCGATGTTCAATAAGTGTTGTAATTTAAATAGGATCATTGTTTACCGTAGTTCATTGTTGTGTACAAgaaataaagaattaaaattaGTTGTTTTATTCTATACAGGTAATATTCCTCAATTGAGCACACAGATAGTTGATTGGCTGTTGAAGTTCTTGTTCTATCCAATCCCGATAAGAAGCTACACGAGTATACACACCAATGGATTCCGCAGAGCATGGAGAACCGAAAGAAACTATGCCAACTACGAAAGGTATAATCGATCCATTCATATCTCTTTCGATCTGTATGGGGCCTCCAGAATCACCCTGAAAACAATAATTGTTAGGTATACATTGTTATATGGTTACGTTTCCTACAACACGATGCTTCTCAAGTCTCCATTCGTGCAATTTGTTGGCCGCATTTCATTATTGCGATTATCATTTAGATTTGCAACGAAAATATACCTTTACATTTTGCAACTTGAGCTGATTGGAACTCGAGCGGATAATAACGGATACGATAATCATTCTCATGATAGGAACTTCAAAAGCAGGTTTTCGCTTCAAATAAAAAAGCTGACTCAAAATTATGCTCACTGTGTTTCATGTGAAGAACATAAAACAGTGAAGACATTGTCATGTAAACTTTCTGGatcttgaattaaaaaattcttttgaaaattcttaaatTAATGATGAGTGCTGCTCCTTAAAAGATGTAGCCGCACACAATGTTTAAGACCGATCTTATGTATGGCTACAATAACGTTAAATAACAATTGTGGTTTTTATTGTGTAAGTGTTACCAATCTGATTCCCACAAAATCAAAAAGCTGTAATTTTGTAGGAAGACAtctggaaaattgaactatgtTGAATGAAGTCGGTTGCACCGCATTGTAGGAAACCATACTgcttatttctaaaaatttacCTCACAAGCATCCCCATGATCACTTGCAGCACAGAATTGCTCTTCAACAAATCCACGAGGTTGGGCTCGCGCACTTACTGGCAACTGTTCGGTACAGTTTTCGTGATCAATGAAAGATAACTCAATCTTTCTCCAGGACACAGTATTATTCTTCCAGTCAACTTTCTCTCTGAAACCGATTACGTGCATTTTTTCTTTGGGCACATCTTTCTCTAGCCACAAACATGCAGAATAGGTGGCTATATCGAACTTCACATCCGTATCAAGTTCTACAATTGCgatgtcaaaatattttctactAGATCTATATTCTGGATGCCTTTTGAAGTTACGAATTCTGATCGGCTGAGTCGATGCGCCATCTTTCGCACCAATCGAATTGATATCACCCAGTTGAACCATATCAGGTTGTACTCtaaaatattaaacaaatatGTTACTTAGATCAGTAAATTGTATGAAGAGATATTACAATAATTACCCGTGTTCATTTAGCATACAGTGAGCAGCCGTAAGAACATGCTTTGATGAAATAAGTGTACCACCGCACatataatcaatatttccatTTGACGTCCAGCCAAT
It contains:
- the LOC5572140 gene encoding serine protease snake, yielding MAAIGWTSNGNIDYMCGGTLISSKHVLTAAHCMLNEHGVQPDMVQLGDINSIGAKDGASTQPIRIRNFKRHPEYRSSRKYFDIAIVELDTDVKFDIATYSACLWLEKDVPKEKMHVIGFREKVDWKNNTVSWRKIELSFIDHENCTEQLPVSARAQPRGFVEEQFCAASDHGDACEGDSGGPIQIERDMNGSIIPFVVGIVSFGSPCSAESIGVYTRVASYRDWIEQELQQPINYLCAQLRNITCIE